In Xenorhabdus griffiniae, the genomic window TCTTGTCATAAAAGGCATTGGATTTTTCAACATCCCGAAATACAAACACGTCACTCCAGGGAATAAATACGTCATCAAATACCATATAAGCATCTGATTCATCGAACAAGTTAGCAACAGGATGATCGAAAAGGCTGTAGTCGGCGTGCTGAAGCGATTTACGGCATATGAGTTTTACCCCCGCTGCCGTAACCGGTACCGCAAAGGCGATGGCATAGTCCTCATCGCCGGGCACTAAACCCGGCATATTGAAGACCAGCAGCTCATCTGCAATGGGTGCCAGTGTGACAATCATTTTGGCGCCGGAAACTATGATTCCTTTTTCATCTGATGAAACGACACGTACGCCACAGTAACTGTTTTCCTGTGAACCTAGTGAAATCCCCCGATCAATCTGAGGATTGACCGCACCATGGCCGATAAAAAGATGGTTACGGCGGCATTTTTCATAATACCTCACCGCATTATCTGAAAAATCAGCGAACTGACCCGAGCCCAGAACATGCGCATTTCTGGCCATTGCTGCAAGAGCACAGTTGATAAAGTCAGGTGTCCGTCCAAGCATGCCAAAGGACAGATCGGCTACAGCCTTGTAGCTTTCCCTTTTCCGTTTTAGATCCTCATGATTACTTGGTGCGAGGGTGCTTATGTGGTACGCCACACCATTTTCCTGGTAGGTAAAAATATCCGGCTGAGATTCCTGAAGATGGTAATATTGCGCAATACTATTAATTGCCCCTTGAAAAGAAGTTTCGTTAGAAACGTCCGTTACCAGCCTGGAGTCGATATAAACCTGTCGCGGTACTTTAAGTCTGCGAAGGTAATTTTCTTTCAACATATATCAGTCCTGTCAATGATTATCTGAGATTATTCTTTTTTTTATAAACGCCGTGACGACCAAGTTCATCTTTAAGCAGTTGAAAGAAGCTATTTCCACTGCCTATATAAAAGTTTGATTTGGAAAAATGTGATTTTTGAATATGCTGAAACATTCTATTAATAAAAGACATGTTACGACGGGAATAATCTTCTTCAAGAGATATAAAGCGAAACTCAGTGTTTGCTTGGCTCAACTTATTGATATATGGCATGTCAAAACATGTATGATCAGTCTCATTTATCCATATTAATAATGTTGGTTGCTCACTGTGATTATCCGCAATATATTCAGCAATACTCCTTACATAACTATAACTCGAATCGCAGGCAATAAGGACATTACCATAGTCCGACTGGCGCCAGTATGCCTGACCACAGGGCTGTGAAATGAATATCTCTTTGCCGGACAGGATATCCAGAATAATTCTGTGCGATGCTGATAAAAATTCGTTAAATTTGACTAGAAGCTCAACTATAGAGGGAGAATTGTGGAAAGCAGATCTGCTCCGGGATAAAATCGAAAAGTACCGTTCTAGTCCACTGCTGCTCCTTATCTTGACGTATTGCCCGGGTCGATGAGTAAAACCGAGAACGGTAATTCTTACAATATAAGTATGATTATTTATTTCTTTAGCTTCAGCACTTAGAGCCTTTGTCATGACGTACTGACCATTGCCAGTCACATTATTTGCTTTACATTCCATTAACCATAAATCCAAAATATCTACATAATCATTATCTTTTATATAATCATAAACATTATTAATCAGTTCAAGTAAACTTCTTAAAATTGTGATAATTATCACATTATAAAGGGATTGCAAGCCGGACAATGGCATTAGGTTAAATCCTGAGCGGAACATTAAAAGAATTAGTCATGATACCAATAGTTAGATGGCTTTGAGAAAGTAGTATGCCGTTTCAATGAATGTTCTTATCACTTTGTCGTGCATTTTTTCCGATTTGGAATAGCCTATCGTTTTTCTATTTAACCTTTTTAAACAGGTGAGAAGTGTCAGGTTGATTCTTTTTATGCATTGGGTACGATAATTTCGGTCACGTATTCAATCCGTTGATTTGTGTTAAACATAGTATTCACGTTCAATGAACGTCCCGATGACTTTATCATGCATTTCCGGTGACTTAGAATAACCCAACGTTTTACGATTGAGTCGCTTAAGTCGGTTGCGCAACGTCAAATTCTCCCGCTCAATACGTTGAGTGAAGGTTTTTCCGACAACATGCTGGTTTTTGGGTAATAAACTGTAAGCTTTGAAATTATCTGTACACCAGAAGACAACATTAAACGAAGCCAGTTTTTTGAGGAGTTTCTTGAGTGTTTTTTTGCTTCTTGCTCCGAATGTATGGGCAATGATACGTTTTAATCGAGGTTCCCAAAGCATACCATAACCAACGTTGGCACTTTTTATTCCCGACAAATGACCACACCTCATCAACTTCACAAATGAGCTGAACGTTGACATTATCCAGTGGGAGCGTTGTTACGCATCGTGGTTGGAGTTTTTTAAAGTGCGAACAACAGCATTGATACTGATATGTAATGCACGGGCCGTATTACGGATACCCGCATTATTCATGGCAAGGTCAACAACTTGTTCTTTTATACCCGCTTGGCACGCGCGATAGGCGTAATCCAGTTGGAAGGTTCGCTGGCAGGAAAAACAGCGATAGCGTTGGTGTCCTGCCTCACCTTTGCCATGCTTTTTGACGTATTCAGTTTGCTGACAAAATCGACATTTTACTTCAACAGTCGCCATGTGACTTCTCCGAAAAAATGACGATTATACACAACCATCAACAGGTTGAATACGTGACCCACAGTTTGACCGCGCCTGACACAATCGCTATTATCTTGCTGTTATCTCATGATCCCTCACGCCTGCAAGGATCAGCGTAAAGCGGCGAAACAAAACTCCCGTAGCCTGAGAGGGAGTGCATGCAATGCGGTACATCTGCGCACTTTTGGAAGCAGATATCCTCGGACACCTAACCCTCCGTCTGGGGATGAAAGTCTCCCGGTGGTATTCATCATCGGCTATTCACATACATAACCGAGCAGAACATACTCTGCCTTACGTTAATCGATACCGTTTTAACCGGTACAACATTCACCTGCATTTTGCATTTATCACGAAAAACGTCCCGAAAACGGCGCGGCGTCACTTGTGTTAAAGCGCAGCGTTTACCAAGTGACGCCGCAAAGCGGCCAACGTCCAGAGCACGTAGAGCCTGACTTTACGGCCGATTTGAACCCCGCATTACTCAGTGAAACCACGCAAAACAGACCATTAACCGCCATTTTGTTTGATTGATAAACGATCGCCTTATCGGATTTTCAACCCATTGCCTGATTGCAGGCTGATGCAGTAAAAATGAAGGAGAAATTCATCACGTCAAGATAATGAGGCGTTCATCCTGAGCTGATCAGGCCCTGAACGGGGAGCATGTCATCGCTGTGCTGAGCACGTCGCGAGCTCCTGCAATAACTCAACACAATCCCGCCCTGCTACACATTGTCTGACGCACCACGGAACGGTGAACCTGAACCGACACGCAGGGAATTGTTTTAAAAACGACTCAAAAAATGAATAAAACACAAGTAAAGCAGCAGGAGAGGCGAGAATGGCGCAGGGATCGACACGTTCAAAGGTTGAGCAGTTCAGAAAAGCCTTTATTACTCATGCCCGACAGGCGGGCGGAAGTTTTGTGACAGTGGCTGATCGTGAGCGGATTGCCCGGTATTTCCTTGATTATTTAAAAAACAATGGCATCAAACTCCGGCAAATGGATAGCCTGAAGGTGAAATATATTGAGCGCTACATCGCTGAACGAAAAGCTCACCATATTAATCACCGGACATTGCAAAATGAAATGCCGGTGCTGCGGGCCATTTTAGCGCGGGCGGGAAAGCACAAGCTGGCTGATCCCGATAATGCCCGCCTGAGTAACCGGGCATTGGGTATCGCTGAGACGAGCCGCAAGGGAACGAAAACGGCGTTGACACCGGCCGCGTTCCGGGAAATTTTTCAGCAGGTGGAACAAAAAGACCGGCGCGTGGCAGCGGTGATGCAACTGGCTTATGTACTGGGGCTGCGCACCAAAGAAGCGATTGAAGCCTATAAATCGTTAGCGACCTGGAAAAAAGCGCTGGAAAACGGGCATACCTCTGTGCGGGTGGTGTTCGGCACCAAAGGCGGACGTCCAAGACAAACTATCATACTGGATCGGGAAGCCCTGCAACACGCGATTGCTTATGCGGAACGCGAGCAGGCCGGGCGTAGCGGCAAATTGATTGATAAGCCTACTATCACCCAGGCCATAGATCGCTATCGGTATATTGTCAGAAGGGCAGGATTGAGCGGCAAGAAAGCCCCACACAGTATGCGCTACCATTTTGCCCAGCAATCTGGTGAACATTATACCGCGCAGGGTTTCAGCGAGCAGGAAGCACAGGCCCTGGTCTCGATGGATTTGGGGCATGGCGATGGGCGCGGGCGCTATATCCGGCAGGTGTATTACCGGAATATTGAGGGTGAATAAAAGTGTACTGATTTATACACGACCTGACTTTATGGTCGGTGCAATACAACTGAATCTTACATTTGGCTAACCATTCATCATCTATCTCTAACTTATTTTTGTCCAGAAGTGAGTTAGAGCAAGTTGCCTGATTTGGTCACACCATAAAATTAGAACGGGTAGATTGCATTCGAATCAATTCAAATAATGCCATCGTGCTTCTGACATTATTTTCTGTCCCGGAAAATGAATTACGCATTGACCTTATGACTTCCGTTTATTAGCGTGATAAGGCTTACATATGATCCGGTCGCTTGTGAGGATCACCTTCGGGCAGCGACACCCACACTCCCGTAGCCTGCAAGGGAGTACACACTGTGTGGTACATCTGCCCACCTTTGGAAGCAGATATCATCTTTGTTGATGATGAAGGTTATTTAATCCACGCTGGCAACCCAGCCAGTCAACCCGGACGGGGAACATGCTTCCCGTCGGGCAAGGTGTTCTCCGTTATTTTAAAGGAGTCCACCATGCAACAAAACGAAACCAGGACAACGGTGCCTGCTGTACCGGCGTCTGAATTGTCCCCTTTTGCGGACGTCTTTCCGCGAAGTAGCCCACTGGAATTGAGGCTGCTGGAACACTCGGTCATTAAAGCGGCGGTTACGCTGTGTGAGGATTACCGGTGTGATACCTGGCAGTGCCGGAAAGTGTCCGACAAAATTGCCTATGCCGTGCCGACCCGTGCTGACACGTATGGGGTCAAAATCGAGACCACTGACTTTAACAGCGAGGTGTCAGCAGATACGTTCGGGCTGATGGTCACCCTGACGGTACTGGGCTATCTGACGGCACTGGTAAAGCAGGATGAAATCGCTGAACGGTTGTGTGATTTGCGGGAATACGCGCTGCAACACCCCCAGGCCCCGTGTATCCGGGCGGCTTTAAGTTTAGCGGGGGCATGGCGATAATTTAATCTACCCTGGCACAATGCCAGTCACCCGACGGGGAATGCCTTTCCCATCGGGCAGGGTGTTCTCCGTCTTTTTTATTTACAGGAGAACATCATGCAAGAAGGTGACCTTATCATGCTGGACAGTCTCGCGCTGTCCGCGGCATTTCCCGGTAAAAAATCGCTGGAGCGGTTGTTTCTGGGGTTTCTGATTGTCAATACCGCTTCAACGTTATGCAAAAATGACCCGTATGAACAATGGACAGGCCGGCAGGTGTCTGAGTCGCTGGCCTATATGGTGCCGACCTCAGCGAAAAACTACCCGGTTTACCTGTCAGACACGCAGTTAACGGTGACACTCTCAGCCGATGCCTTCGGGCTGGCGGTGACGTCAATCGTGCTTGCCCGTATCGCCGCGCTGAATGAGCTGAATGCGGATGCCTGTCGGTTTCGCGAATTGCGGGAATATGCGAAGCAACATCCGGAAAATGGCCTGATAGAATCAGTCATGACATTGAGATTCCACGAGGACTTTATCAGCCCGTCATTAATCGAAAATCAAAATCATCATCATCATTGAGGTTATCGGCCTATGTCGCTGTTAACCCTGCTCTTTTCTTAAGCGCCTGACCAGGGAGCCGAAAACACCTTCCCGGCATCGGGCGGGTGTTTTCTTTATTTGACCTTCCATCAAGGAAATACCGATGAACCCGATTTTTTTACCCGTGCCGGCTGAAACTAACCCGGCCTTACGTGAAGATATTTTTACTGCCCAGGTCACCGGCCTGATGCAACCCCCACAAATGCCCCCGTCTCTGCGGTCGGAAACCCTGACGGTGTGCGAAGCTTCTTCAGTTACGGAAGCGGTACAGCGGCTGAAGGTTATCCATTTACTGGGGGACTGGCCGGTGCCGGAGACTCCATCCGGTCAGGCGGCGTGTGTGTTTTTTCCGCTGACCGTCATGATTTATGACGCCGGGGACAGAAAAGTGCTCGGTGGCCGGTTTTATGACGAGATTGTCTGGGCGCAGCCGGTGACGCTGGCCTCAGCGCGCCTGTCACTGGAAAAGCGACAGCAGCAGTTGTGCCAGTCGGCGGTACTTGAGCAGGGCTGGCAGAATATCCCGGCCGCCCGGGCATTGTGGCATGAGGCGCATTTACTGTCGCTGCATGGGGTTTCACCCCGTTATCACGCGTGCCGTGAAGTGCAGGATATTCTCCGGCACAGCACGACAGTCAGTATTTAACGTGGGAGATATTACTATGGCACCTTTACGTCTAACCGTCTGGCAGGTCATTGCCGGCACGCTGCTGAAACGGCATTTTGGCCTGAACCTGAATGATACGGCCCTGTGTGATGCTGACACGGTGGCTGAACTGATGGCCAGTGGCGTCCAGCCCTTTGAAGCCATCAACGCGTTGGTGGATAAATACGATTTAACCCGGCTGAATGCGCAGAGTATGAGCAGTACACCGTACCTGGGGATTCATGATGAGCTGAGGGCAATTTTCGACTGCGGGATTACCGAAACGCTGCTCAGTCAGGACACCGGGTCACAGCCCGAATAAATCCATTTTTCAATCACCCATCGGGGGAGCGGTGCCCTGATGGCGCGGTTCCTCCGGTTTATGCTGATTCATCCAATGAGGAACCTGACCATGGCAGAATGGTATACTAATCAACTGGACATCACCGGTAAGTCGGTGTGTATTGACGTAATGCAACAATGGGTCTGCGGGGAAGAAACTCCCCGTTACCGTCAGGCAGTGCAGCAAAGCCTGCGGCTGTTTCTGGCGGGTTGTGCGGGGATACTGAAACCGACTAAACCGCAAACCTATGCGCCTTACCCGGCACTGGTGTACGGCACGGCGGCGCCGACGGCACAGAACCTGGCTTTTGAACAATGGCTTAAGTTGTTGCAGGATAATGTGCCGTTAAACAGCGACAACATTAAACGGACAGATAACCTGTACCGCCAGTCCTGTCTCAGCCTGTTGCGTTGGGAAAGCGTACCGGCGCCGGCGCGTGACATTATCACCCGTCTCCTGACCCGCCAGTATACCGACTGGTTTGGCATGGTGGGCTGGTCTGAAACTATCGATATCGGCGCGTGCTGGGATAAACTGAGTGTTTATCCGGGATCGGCGCAGCCCTGCGATATGCTGATGATAATGCCGACCCGCCTTGCCACCGAGATTAACGGCAACAGTGGCTTGCTCAAAGGCATCGCGACTCCGGCGCAGTTTTACGACGCGCAATACGGTATGGAATGGCCGTTGGGGCACCATGTCCGCTGGGAGCGCCGGCATGTCAGCAGCCTGACCGTGCGCTTTGATTCTCCCTGGGCACCCCCGTCGGCCGAACTGATGGGCGAGCTGTCATCGGTGTTTGACTGTGAAATCCGCCACGGGTACAGCGAACCGTCAGGAAGCCTCAAAGGTTACGATTGCTATGACCAGGGCGAGCATGTGGACAGTGGCAACGGGCTGTCAGGACGGGAGAACCGGCCTACGCTTTATCTGGTCAACGATGACAAGCGGGCGGTGAACCTGCCTGTGCCGGCCATTGCCGTTGGGCAGTAACGCGTTATTTAACCCATCATTAATTTATTTTTTATCTTCACTTCAACCGAAAGGGGAAACATTTTCCTTTTTCGGGATGTGTTTTCCTTTTTCTCTTTTTGTTCTTCAGGGAAAACAGGTGATGACATCTCAACCCGATTATCAGAAAGCCTTTATTTCTTTGTTTAACCAGACGGCACGTGACCACCGTCGTTATCAGGTTTTTCAGGATTTTTGCAATTGTGCGATGGCCGCCATTCACAATAAATACCATTATTGTGAGGAGCTGGAGCAGTATTACCTGAAAACCATCAACAAGTACGAACGGGAGGATGTTGACCGGATTGTAGAACTCTTTTCCTGTACCGTGCTGGGGCTGGCGCAGGAACCCGGTGATTTTCTGGGCAGTGTGTTTATGCAGCTGGGATTGGGTGATAAAGACCTCAACCAGTTTTTTACCCCCTGGTGCGTGGCCAGAATGATGGCGGAGATACAGTTGCAGGATGTCGCTGCACGCTTGCAGGAGAAACCCTTTGTCACCCTGTACGAGCCGGCTTGTGGGGCGGGTTGTATGACGCTGGCCGCAGCCGACGTCCTGAGAGCGCAGGGGCATGATCCGTTATGCAGTCTGTGGGTCTCAGCGATTGATATTGATCCGCTGGCCGCGGTGATGGCCTACATCCAGTTTGCCCTGACCGACATTCCGGCCGCCGTCACTATTGGCAATGCCCTGCATGATGGCGGCAGTCAGCGAACCCGCTATACACCGGCACATTATCTGGGTAACTGGTCGAACCGTTTACGGGAGCATCAACAGCCACAGGCAGCCTGAATTTTTTCAGTATCTATTCTATTGTTCTCATGCGCCTTTCGGGGCGCTTTCTTACTTTTAAGTAATATTAATGTATTGATTTATAGTAAAAATTAAGGTGATCCGATAAGTGAATCCATGGATGAATCGGGTCAGTTTAATTTTCATTTCCGCAAAAAGAGTTTTCCCTTGTTTCCGATTGGGATCCACCGACACTGTGCCCAATTTGAACGGAAAGAGGAAAGACCATGTTTGCGCGTTTTAAATCGCATTTTGCCCGCCAGTCTGCCACACTGCAAAAATCCCCCGAGCAACAACCGGCCGCCATTCGTGACAGCCGGGGCTATTTCCGGCCGCAATCGGCTGATGAGTTACTGGCAACGCCCCTGCGCCGCCAGTGTCTTCAGCAATTATGGCAAAACAGTGCCTTGCCGGAAGGGCTGTATCAGCGTTTTTATCTTGCACCGGTGAAGCAATTGCTGGGCAGTGTCCAGCAAATACCCGCCACACCGGAAGGTGACTGGTCAGGGGCTGGGGGATTTGCCGACCTGACGCTGCAATTTACCACCTGTGCCGTGCGGCTGGCGAAGGGGCATCTGTTACCACCGGGGGCGGCACCGGAAACGCAGGCGGCCCAGAGCTTGCTATGGCAGGCGGTGGTGTTCTGGGCGGCGTTGTTTTACCACCTGCCCTTGTTGCGGCAGCTTGAGGGGGAACTGGAGGACGGGCATGTCTGGCAGCCGGGCATCGGTATCCCCGACAAACCGTTTCGTTTCCGTTTTCGCACACCGGAGAACATACCGTCGGTTCCACAAGAAGTGTTGCTGGCTGCCTGTTTGTTACCAGAAAAAGCCATGATGTGGCTGGTTTCCGTGCCAGAAGTCTGGCACTGTCTGATGCAGCACCTCAATGGGCGTCCCTCCACTGTTCCGCTGATTGATGCGTTGCTTCAGGACGCTGCCGGGCAGGTTCATTCCCCTTTGCGGGGGAAACAGGACGTTTCTCCATCTCCGGCGAAGGAGGCGGCGTGCTCTTCCGAATACAATCCGGTACCGGAAACGACACCCACGCCGCCTGTCAGTGAAATCACAACCCCACCGCCATCCGTGTCTGATGATACCCTGACATTATTATCCTTATTTCAGTCACCTGATGGGTCTTCGCCGCAAAATCAGGGAAAAAGTCACCCCCCCGCCTCGAAACTGACCAAACGGTCAAAACGGGAGAAAGAAAGTATTGCCCCTGACAGTCACCTGCATTCATCATTTAAAGATAAATAATTCAAACAGTTATTTTTATTTTATTGCCGCGAATTGTTTTTGGACAGGAAACGGCAGGATGAGCCGAGGAAAAAATAATATGTTGCACACAGCAGAAGCCCACAGTTGGGAAGCGCTATTAGAAGAGTACTTTTTTTCACATATCCTGAGACCGGATACCGAATGGAGTTATCGTAAGGTCACACGGGGTTTTATCCGGTTTATGGGGGAAGCGGCATCACCGGCGCAGATCACTCATCGGGATGTGTTGCGGTGGCGGCGCCATCTTCTGGTGGAAAAAAAGCAGTCGAGCCATACCTGGAACAATAAGGTAGCCCACCTGCGGGCGATTTTTAATTTTGGTATGGCGCAAAAATTGCTGCCCCACACCGACAACCCGTTTAACCACGCGGTGGTTAAAAAAGAGAAGAAAAAGAAGAAGATTTTGAGTCAGTCGCAGATAACCCGTATTAACCTGTTGATGGGGAAGTTTGCGGAAGAAGAAAGAACCGACGTGATGCCACGGGGAGGGCGGTGTGCCCTGTACCCAACCTGGTATTGGTCAACCGTGCTGGCGACATTGCGCTTTACGGGGATGCGCCAGAACCAGTTACTGCACCTGCGGCTGCGGGATATTAACCTGGAAAGCAATTATATTGAACTGGGACTGGAAGGCAGTAAAAACCACAGCGAATGGGAGATACCGATTATTCCGCAACTCAAACCCTGGCTGGCACAACTCGTGGCAAGGGCGATGGCTGCCGGTGCTGAAGGCCACGATCCGATTTTCGATCTCAGCCGGTTAAGCGTGCCGCACCCCAGCCGGCTTTCCCGTTACCAATATGATATCAATCGGGAAAAACAACAGCTCCGTTCTTTCTTTCGTCGGCTGTCCAGGGAGTGTGATTTTGCTGTCTCGCCTCACCGTTTTCGCCATACCGTGGCAACGACGCTGATGAAAGCGCCGGATCGGAACCTGCCGTTGGTGAAAAGATTACTGGGGCATCGTAATGTCGCGACCACGATGGAATACATTGATCTCGATATGGAAGTGACAGGGAAAACACTGGAGCGGGAACTGGGGCTGTATACCGATCGTTCTGATGAGCCTGCCGGTGAGAAGGAATAAAGCGGATTAAAAAAATCAGGGCAGATCGCAGGATGGATTAAGGAGGAGATAGCGTGAGCTGCCCTGCATCAACAGTGATGGGATGGAAAAAAGCGTTCATGCTGATCCGGTATCCCGTCGTGAAGTTTTCACCTGACTTGACATCAGAATCAATTACTGAAATCATTACCTTAAACAAGAAAAGGGCAACTGATAAAACAGCCACCCTGTCATCTTGTCTTAAATGTTCTTATCAACTAAACAGTACAAATTGAACTGATTAGGCTTTAACATTTAATTAACGATTGATTCTTTTTCGCGCTTTTGTCAGGAAATTTAACAACCTAGGACAAACCCGCATGGAAACTTGGTGCCCGGACTCGGAATCGAACCAAGGACACGGGGATTTTCAATCCCCTGCTCTACCGACTGAGCTATCCGGGCTAACGGGGCGCATTAAACCGTATTCAGCCTAATCCGTCAAACACTTTCTACATAAATTTATTTATATGCTTTTAATTCACACAATAAGCTATAAATCTAAACAAAATGGAGAAACAATCGCCTCTCCATTTGTTATTTCCCTACTATCCGCTCATTGATTATCAACTATCTGCGATAACTTTTCTGTGCATTGTTCACTTTCATCAAATAGCGACGTGATTCAGCAGAAGGGTGTTTATTGGTCAGGGTTGAATAAACTTCACCAGGTTCCATTGAGTTGATGATTTGAATCGCTTTCTTTTTATCGATGGCGAATACGCGCAATACACTGCCAGCACCGCCATTGTAAGCTGTGATAACGGAATATCGGCGTGAGGTCGCGTTTTTGATTTCTCCTAAATAGGTATTTTGCAATATCGATAAATAGGCGGTGCCGGCATCGATGTTGTTCTCAGGATCGAAGAGATAATTGCGGCTAGGCTGGCCTGATTTTCCTTGCATCTTGAAAACATCTCGTCCGGCAGTGTGTTGCATTACCTGCATAAGCCCCAAGGCATCAGAGCGGCTGACGGCATAAGGGTTAAAACTGGATTCAGTCTGCATGATGGCAAGGATGAGAGATTCATCAACGCCATATTTTATGGATGCTTTGCGAACGATAGGAAGGTATTTATGGGCACGTTTGTCCAAATGGTTAGGCACCAACTGTATGGTAACTGACCAAATGATGTGTAACCCCGATTGACGTTTTTGCAATTTATTTTGGATCAGATAATTGGCAAAATGACGTGCGCGCCACTCCCAGCGAATGGGTTCACCAGTGTTATCTAAAACCTGCCCATATAGAAAGGGTTCTTTGCTGATCTGAATATCGTTGGCGTCGGAATAAAGATCGATAGTTCCTGGATCATCTCCCATCAGCAAAGTTGTAACGATCGCTTTGCGTAAATGTTCAGCGGGTTCAATGGGGGAAATGGTTTCAATCGTAATGTTTCCCGTCTCAAAATTAATATGGCTGCGGGTCTTATAGTGATCTGTATATTTAACGTAATCTTTTGGGCCTGCGATTAAAACTTCCTGCAAACCCCAAATATTTTCAATATCGTGGGCAAATTGCCCCATCAAAATATCGAATCCATTGGTGTCTTTTATATATTCTTCGTTGTATTCAGCGTCTTTTTTGCTAGAACAGGAAATTAAAAGTGGAGCAAGGAGGATCAGGGCCAGCAGTCTTTTCATTTTACAATGCCGTTGGATATTAATACTGTTGGATATTGAGGTTTCAATCAATGTTTAGAGCCATACAAAATGGCTCTTAT contains:
- the mltC gene encoding membrane-bound lytic murein transglycosylase MltC; amino-acid sequence: MKRLLALILLAPLLISCSSKKDAEYNEEYIKDTNGFDILMGQFAHDIENIWGLQEVLIAGPKDYVKYTDHYKTRSHINFETGNITIETISPIEPAEHLRKAIVTTLLMGDDPGTIDLYSDANDIQISKEPFLYGQVLDNTGEPIRWEWRARHFANYLIQNKLQKRQSGLHIIWSVTIQLVPNHLDKRAHKYLPIVRKASIKYGVDESLILAIMQTESSFNPYAVSRSDALGLMQVMQHTAGRDVFKMQGKSGQPSRNYLFDPENNIDAGTAYLSILQNTYLGEIKNATSRRYSVITAYNGGAGSVLRVFAIDKKKAIQIINSMEPGEVYSTLTNKHPSAESRRYLMKVNNAQKSYRR